One stretch of Streptococcus australis DNA includes these proteins:
- a CDS encoding ribonuclease Y, producing MEIMTIAIVVFAVIIGLVIGYVSISAKMKSSQEAAELMLLNAEQEATNLRGQAEREADLLLNEAKSESKSLKKEALLEAKEEARKYREEVDAEFKSERQELKQIESRLTERATSLDRKDDNLTNKEKTLEQKEQSISDRAKNLDAREEQLEEVERQKEAELERIGSLSQTEARDIILAQTEENLTKEIASRIREAEQEVKERSDKIAKDILAQAMQRIAGEYVAESTNSTVHLPDDTMKGRIIGREGRNIRTFESLTGVDVIIDDTPEVVTLSGFDPIRREIARMTMEMLLKDGRIHPARIEELVEKNRQEIDNKIREYGEAAAYEIGAPNLHPDLMKIMGRLQFRTSYGQNVLRHSIEVAKLSGIIASELGENAALARRAGFLHDIGKAIDREVEGSHVEIGTELARKYKEHPVVVNTIASHHGDVEAESVIAVIVAAADALSAARPGARSESLESYIKRLHDLEEIANGFEGVQNSFALQAGREIRIMVNPGQIKDDKVTILAHKVREKIENNLDYPGNIKVTVIRELRAVDYAK from the coding sequence ATGGAAATCATGACAATTGCGATTGTTGTTTTTGCCGTCATCATTGGTTTAGTCATTGGATATGTCAGCATCTCAGCTAAGATGAAATCATCTCAAGAGGCTGCAGAGTTGATGCTTCTAAATGCTGAACAAGAAGCAACTAATTTACGAGGACAAGCTGAGCGCGAAGCGGATTTATTGCTAAATGAAGCCAAGAGCGAAAGCAAGTCTCTTAAAAAAGAAGCACTATTGGAGGCCAAAGAGGAAGCCAGAAAATACCGTGAAGAAGTGGACGCTGAATTTAAGTCAGAACGTCAGGAGCTCAAGCAAATTGAAAGTCGTTTGACGGAGAGAGCTACGAGCCTTGACCGCAAAGACGACAATTTGACGAACAAAGAAAAAACACTTGAACAAAAAGAACAAAGTATTTCTGATAGAGCAAAAAACCTTGATGCACGTGAAGAGCAATTAGAGGAAGTCGAAAGACAAAAAGAAGCTGAACTTGAACGTATCGGCTCCCTTTCTCAAACTGAGGCTCGAGATATTATCTTGGCTCAGACAGAGGAAAACTTGACCAAGGAAATTGCTAGCCGCATTCGCGAGGCTGAGCAAGAAGTGAAGGAGCGTTCAGACAAGATTGCGAAAGATATCTTGGCTCAGGCTATGCAGCGTATCGCTGGTGAGTATGTAGCGGAGTCAACAAACTCTACAGTTCATCTACCAGACGATACCATGAAGGGACGCATTATCGGTCGTGAAGGACGCAATATTCGTACCTTTGAAAGTTTGACAGGGGTAGATGTTATCATCGACGACACACCAGAAGTGGTAACCTTGTCAGGATTTGATCCGATTCGTCGTGAAATTGCTCGTATGACCATGGAAATGTTGCTCAAGGATGGACGTATCCACCCAGCTCGTATCGAGGAGTTGGTGGAGAAAAACCGTCAGGAGATTGACAATAAGATCCGTGAATACGGTGAGGCTGCTGCCTATGAGATTGGTGCGCCAAACCTTCATCCAGACTTGATGAAGATCATGGGACGCTTGCAGTTCCGTACTTCTTATGGACAAAATGTCTTGCGTCATTCGATTGAGGTTGCTAAGTTATCTGGTATCATCGCCAGTGAACTTGGTGAAAATGCAGCTCTTGCCCGTCGTGCTGGATTCCTTCATGACATAGGGAAAGCTATTGACCGCGAGGTTGAAGGTAGCCACGTTGAGATTGGTACAGAGTTGGCTCGTAAGTACAAGGAACACCCAGTTGTGGTGAATACGATTGCTAGCCACCACGGGGATGTCGAAGCCGAAAGTGTCATTGCAGTAATTGTTGCTGCAGCAGATGCCTTGAGTGCAGCGCGTCCAGGTGCTCGTAGTGAATCTCTTGAAAGCTACATCAAACGTCTCCATGATTTGGAAGAAATCGCCAATGGCTTTGAAGGAGTGCAAAATAGCTTTGCCCTTCAAGCAGGACGTGAAATCCGTATCATGGTAAATCCAGGACAAATCAAAGACGACAAAGTCACAATCTTGGCTCACAAAGTTCGTGAGAAAATTGAAAACAATCTCGATTACCCAGGAAATATCAAGGTAACCGTGATCCGCGAACTTCGTGCAGTAGATTATGCTAAATAA
- the gmk gene encoding guanylate kinase, translating to MADRGLLIVFSGPSGVGKGTVRREIFENSENQFQYSVSMTTRAQRPGEVDGVDYFFRTREEFEELIRQGQMLEYAEYVGNYYGTPLTYVNETLDKGIDVFLEIEVQGALQVKKKVPDAVFIFLTPPDLDELQDRLVGRGTDSAEVIAQRIEKAKEEIALMREYDYAIVNDQVPLAAERVKRVIEAEHFRVDRVIGHYQEMLPKSPTTR from the coding sequence ATGGCAGACCGAGGCTTGCTAATCGTTTTTTCTGGTCCTTCAGGAGTTGGGAAAGGGACGGTTAGAAGAGAGATTTTTGAGAATTCTGAGAATCAATTTCAATACTCTGTATCGATGACGACGCGTGCGCAACGTCCTGGTGAAGTGGACGGAGTGGACTATTTCTTCCGTACTCGTGAAGAGTTTGAAGAGCTGATCCGTCAAGGTCAGATGTTGGAATATGCAGAATATGTCGGTAACTACTATGGAACTCCTCTGACCTATGTCAACGAAACCCTAGATAAGGGAATCGATGTCTTTCTGGAGATTGAAGTGCAGGGAGCTCTTCAGGTTAAGAAAAAGGTTCCAGATGCTGTCTTTATCTTCCTAACACCACCAGATTTGGATGAATTACAAGATCGTTTGGTAGGTCGTGGAACAGATAGCGCTGAAGTGATTGCCCAACGAATCGAAAAAGCCAAGGAAGAAATTGCCCTCATGCGTGAGTATGATTATGCCATTGTCAACGATCAGGTGCCCCTCGCCGCTGAACGTGTCAAGCGTGTGATCGAAGCAGAACACTTCCGTGTGGACCGTGTCATTGGTCACTACCAGGAGATGTTGCCAAAATCTCCAACTACTCGATAA
- the rpoZ gene encoding DNA-directed RNA polymerase subunit omega has protein sequence MMLKPSIDTLLDKVPSKYSLVILEAKRAHELEAGAPATQEFKSEKSTLRALEEIESGNVTIHPDPEGKREAVRLRIEEEKRRREEEEKKIKEQIAKEKEDGEKI, from the coding sequence ATGATGTTAAAACCCTCTATTGATACCTTGCTCGACAAGGTACCATCAAAATATTCACTCGTAATCTTGGAAGCAAAGCGTGCCCACGAACTAGAAGCAGGTGCGCCAGCAACTCAAGAGTTTAAGTCTGAAAAATCAACTCTTCGCGCTTTGGAAGAAATCGAGTCTGGAAATGTAACCATTCACCCAGATCCAGAAGGAAAACGTGAAGCGGTTCGTCTCCGTATCGAAGAAGAAAAACGCCGCAGAGAAGAAGAAGAAAAGAAAATCAAAGAGCAAATTGCTAAAGAAAAAGAAGATGGTGAAAAAATTTAA
- a CDS encoding primosomal protein N', translated as MAIAKIIVDVPLMQTDQPYSYKVPEEFVDMLEVGMRVHVPFGKGNRLIQGIVLGLESQSDEEMADQDLKEIAEVLDFSPVLTQEQLWLAEELRKSVFSYKISILKAMLPGFLNSSYDKILYPLEGLSQADRERLFGSEDSLAFSSLDLAKQAEMMRLTRKGLLRLEYQAVDQKKVKTQSWYEVHVEQLEGIEISARAKKKAELRDYLLAHAESAPLASLLESYSREQVNFFVDQGALTLVQKEVQRSAAYFEGIEVSRPLELNPEQRQARDAVISAIGSQQPPFLLQGITGSGKTEVYLQIIQGTLDKGKTAILLVPEISLTPQMTERFISRFGEKVAILHSGLSNGEKYDEWRKVERGDAQVVVGARSAIFAPLKNLGVMIIDEEHEASYKQDSNPRYHAREVAILRAQYNQAALVLGSATPSLESRARAGKGVYHHLRLTQRANPMATIPEVQVIDFRDYIGQNETSNFTPPLLEAIQDRLDKKEQAVLMLNRRGYSSFVMCRECGTVDTCPNCDISLTLHMDTKTMNCHYCGFSKGIPHVCPNCQSSSIRYYGTGTQKAYDELAELFPQARILRMDVDTTRRKGSHQALLDQFGRGEADILLGTQMIAKGLDFPNVTLVGVLNADTALNLPDFRSSERTFQLLTQVAGRAGRAEKAGQVLIQSYNPEHYAIRFAKDQDYEGFYAYEMGIRRQLGYPPYYFTIGITLSHKKEEEVVKRAYEVMGILRSGLSETSKILGPTPKPIARTHNLYHYQILIKYRLEDELGPTLNQVLALTQERENSELRLSIDHEPQQFL; from the coding sequence ATGGCTATCGCAAAGATTATAGTGGATGTTCCCCTGATGCAGACGGACCAGCCCTATAGCTACAAGGTCCCTGAGGAATTTGTAGACATGCTAGAAGTCGGTATGCGGGTTCACGTTCCTTTTGGTAAAGGCAATCGTTTGATCCAAGGGATTGTGCTAGGCTTGGAGTCCCAGTCGGATGAAGAGATGGCAGATCAGGACTTGAAAGAGATTGCAGAAGTGCTGGACTTTTCTCCCGTCTTGACTCAGGAGCAACTCTGGCTAGCTGAGGAGCTACGTAAGTCTGTCTTTTCTTACAAAATCTCCATCCTAAAAGCCATGCTTCCAGGATTTTTAAACTCCAGTTATGATAAGATTCTCTATCCTTTAGAAGGCCTAAGTCAGGCAGACAGAGAGCGCTTGTTTGGTTCTGAAGATTCGCTAGCCTTTTCTTCTCTAGATTTAGCCAAGCAGGCAGAAATGATGCGCTTGACCAGAAAAGGTCTGCTCCGCTTAGAGTACCAGGCTGTCGATCAAAAGAAGGTCAAGACCCAGTCTTGGTATGAGGTCCATGTTGAACAGTTGGAAGGTATTGAGATTTCTGCGCGTGCTAAGAAAAAGGCAGAGCTGAGAGACTATCTGCTTGCTCATGCGGAAAGTGCTCCTCTGGCTAGCTTGCTAGAGTCTTATTCGAGGGAGCAAGTCAACTTTTTTGTGGATCAAGGAGCGCTAACCCTAGTTCAAAAGGAAGTGCAACGTTCAGCTGCTTATTTCGAAGGCATTGAAGTAAGTAGACCTTTGGAGCTGAACCCAGAGCAAAGACAAGCTCGCGATGCTGTTATCAGTGCTATTGGCAGTCAGCAACCTCCTTTCCTCCTTCAAGGGATTACAGGAAGTGGGAAAACAGAGGTTTATTTGCAGATTATCCAAGGAACCTTGGACAAGGGCAAGACAGCCATTTTGCTGGTACCTGAGATTTCTCTGACACCTCAGATGACCGAGCGCTTTATTTCTCGTTTCGGCGAGAAAGTGGCCATCCTTCATTCAGGCTTGTCTAATGGTGAGAAGTACGATGAATGGCGCAAGGTTGAGCGTGGAGATGCTCAAGTTGTGGTTGGGGCCAGATCGGCCATCTTTGCTCCTCTGAAAAATCTGGGTGTCATGATTATTGATGAAGAACATGAAGCCAGTTACAAGCAAGACAGCAATCCGCGTTATCATGCTAGAGAGGTCGCCATTCTACGGGCCCAGTACAATCAAGCAGCTCTCGTACTTGGGTCTGCCACACCGAGCTTAGAAAGCCGTGCGAGGGCTGGAAAAGGTGTCTACCACCACTTACGTCTAACCCAACGAGCCAATCCTATGGCTACGATTCCAGAGGTTCAAGTGATTGACTTTCGGGACTATATCGGACAAAATGAGACATCAAACTTCACCCCTCCTTTGCTAGAAGCTATCCAAGACCGACTGGATAAAAAAGAGCAGGCAGTCCTCATGCTCAACCGTCGGGGCTATTCTAGCTTTGTTATGTGTAGGGAGTGTGGGACTGTGGATACTTGTCCCAACTGTGATATTTCTCTGACTCTCCATATGGATACAAAGACCATGAATTGCCATTACTGTGGCTTTTCTAAGGGAATTCCTCATGTCTGTCCCAACTGTCAGAGCAGCAGTATTCGTTACTACGGGACAGGGACTCAGAAAGCATATGATGAGCTAGCAGAACTCTTTCCTCAGGCTCGCATTCTGCGGATGGATGTGGATACGACCCGTAGAAAAGGCAGTCACCAAGCTCTTCTTGACCAGTTTGGGCGAGGGGAAGCGGATATCTTGCTGGGAACTCAGATGATTGCCAAGGGCTTGGATTTTCCCAATGTGACCCTAGTCGGAGTTCTTAATGCGGATACGGCCTTGAATTTGCCTGATTTCCGTTCTTCTGAGAGAACCTTCCAACTCTTGACCCAGGTGGCTGGCCGTGCAGGTCGAGCGGAGAAAGCAGGTCAGGTCTTGATCCAGTCTTACAATCCTGAGCACTATGCCATTCGATTTGCAAAAGATCAGGACTATGAAGGTTTTTATGCCTATGAAATGGGCATCAGGCGCCAACTCGGTTATCCGCCTTATTATTTCACTATTGGGATTACCCTCTCTCACAAGAAAGAAGAAGAGGTTGTCAAACGTGCCTATGAGGTCATGGGAATTTTGCGCTCAGGTTTATCGGAAACTAGTAAAATCCTTGGACCAACGCCAAAACCCATTGCCCGTACCCACAACCTTTATCATTACCAGATTTTGATTAAATACCGTTTAGAAGATGAGCTGGGTCCAACCCTCAATCAGGTTTTGGCCTTGACTCAAGAACGTGAAAATAGCGAGCTTCGTCTCAGCATTGATCATGAACCGCAGCAATTTTTATAA
- the fmt gene encoding methionyl-tRNA formyltransferase, with product MTKLIFMGTPDFSATVLKGLLSDDRYEILAVVTQPDRAVGRKKVIQETPVKQAAKEAGLPIYQPEKLSGSPELEAIMNLGADGIVTAAFGQFLPSKLLDSMDFAVNVHASLLPKHRGGAPIHYALIQGDEEAGVTIMEMVKEMDAGDMISRRSIPITDEDNVGTLFEKLAIVGRDLLLDTLPAYIAGEIKPVPQDPSQVTFSPNIKPEEEKLDWTKTNRQLFNQIRGMNPWPVAHTFLKGDRFKIYEALPVEGQGNPGELLSIGKKELIVATAEGALSLKQVQPAGKPKMDIASFLNGVGRTLTVGERFGD from the coding sequence ATGACAAAACTAATCTTTATGGGGACTCCCGACTTTTCAGCAACAGTTTTGAAGGGGTTGTTATCAGATGATCGTTACGAGATCCTAGCTGTTGTGACCCAGCCAGACCGCGCTGTCGGCCGTAAAAAAGTTATCCAAGAAACTCCAGTCAAGCAGGCCGCCAAAGAAGCGGGTCTCCCTATCTACCAACCTGAAAAATTATCTGGAAGCCCAGAGCTGGAAGCTATTATGAATTTAGGAGCGGATGGGATTGTGACCGCTGCTTTTGGGCAGTTTCTCCCAAGTAAACTTCTTGATAGCATGGATTTTGCGGTCAACGTTCACGCTTCCCTTCTCCCCAAACACCGTGGTGGCGCCCCCATTCATTATGCCTTGATTCAAGGGGATGAGGAAGCTGGTGTGACTATTATGGAAATGGTCAAGGAAATGGATGCAGGAGATATGATTTCCCGTCGCAGTATTCCCATCACAGATGAGGACAATGTTGGTACCTTGTTTGAAAAATTGGCGATCGTTGGTCGTGATTTGCTTTTGGATACCTTACCTGCCTATATTGCTGGGGAGATCAAACCTGTGCCTCAGGATCCAAGTCAGGTCACTTTCTCGCCAAATATCAAGCCAGAGGAAGAAAAGCTGGACTGGACCAAGACCAATCGCCAACTCTTCAACCAAATCCGTGGAATGAACCCATGGCCAGTTGCCCATACTTTTCTCAAAGGCGACCGCTTTAAGATTTATGAAGCCCTACCAGTAGAAGGTCAGGGAAATCCAGGTGAGCTCCTCTCTATTGGCAAGAAAGAATTGATCGTCGCAACGGCTGAAGGAGCTCTATCTCTCAAACAAGTGCAGCCAGCAGGCAAGCCTAAGATGGATATTGCTTCCTTCCTCAACGGTGTTGGACGGACTTTGACTGTAGGAGAACGATTTGGTGACTAA
- the rsmB gene encoding 16S rRNA (cytosine(967)-C(5))-methyltransferase RsmB, giving the protein MTKVETARNLALTVLEDVFVNQAYSNIALNKYLKGCKLLASDKGLVTEIVYGTVARKLTLEWYLSHFIEDRDKLDNWLYILLLMSAYQLQYLDKVPDHAVVNEAVELAKARKKGSEKLVNAVLRRILREGWPDIATIKRKNKRDSIAYSLPVWLVSKLKEEYGEERAQAIFDSLLVRNKASIRVTDLSRKEEIKAVLEASDSPLAASGLVKEQGHFAGHDLFSEGAITIQDESSQLVAPTLDLQGDEQVLDACAAPGGKTAHIASYLTSGKVTALDLYDHKLDLIQENAQRLGVADRVQTKKLDARKVHEFFEKDSFDKILVDAPCSGIGLLRRKPDIKYNKETADFASLQQIQLEILGSVCQTLRKGGIITYSTCTIVSEENFHVVEAFLESHPEFEQVKLEHECKDILKDGCILITPELYGSDGFFISQFRKISD; this is encoded by the coding sequence GTGACTAAAGTAGAAACGGCTAGAAATCTAGCTCTAACAGTGTTAGAGGATGTTTTTGTTAATCAAGCCTATTCGAATATTGCCTTAAACAAATATCTCAAGGGGTGCAAACTTTTAGCTTCAGACAAGGGCTTGGTGACAGAGATTGTCTACGGAACGGTAGCCCGCAAACTCACCTTAGAATGGTACTTGTCCCACTTTATAGAAGACCGAGACAAGCTAGATAACTGGCTCTATATCCTGCTTCTTATGAGCGCCTACCAACTCCAGTACCTAGACAAGGTACCTGATCATGCCGTCGTAAATGAAGCGGTAGAATTGGCAAAAGCTCGTAAAAAAGGCAGTGAAAAATTGGTCAATGCTGTCCTTCGTCGTATCTTGCGAGAAGGGTGGCCAGATATTGCAACTATCAAACGCAAAAACAAGCGTGATTCCATTGCTTATTCTCTCCCAGTCTGGTTGGTGTCTAAGCTCAAGGAAGAATATGGCGAAGAGCGAGCCCAAGCCATCTTTGACAGCCTATTGGTGCGTAACAAAGCCAGCATCCGAGTGACCGACTTGAGCCGAAAAGAGGAAATCAAGGCCGTGTTAGAGGCGAGTGATTCACCTTTGGCCGCTTCTGGTTTGGTCAAGGAGCAGGGACACTTTGCGGGACATGATTTGTTTTCAGAGGGAGCCATTACCATCCAAGACGAGTCCAGTCAACTGGTTGCTCCCACTCTTGATCTGCAAGGCGATGAGCAGGTTCTAGATGCCTGTGCGGCTCCGGGTGGAAAAACAGCCCATATAGCTTCTTACCTCACATCCGGTAAGGTGACGGCTTTGGATCTTTATGATCACAAGTTGGACTTGATCCAAGAAAATGCCCAACGTCTGGGTGTGGCGGATAGAGTGCAAACGAAAAAATTGGATGCCAGAAAAGTGCATGAGTTTTTTGAAAAAGACTCTTTTGACAAGATTTTAGTAGATGCTCCTTGTTCTGGAATTGGTCTTTTGCGCCGCAAACCAGATATCAAATACAATAAAGAAACGGCGGATTTCGCATCATTACAGCAAATTCAGCTAGAAATACTAGGTAGTGTTTGTCAAACCTTACGAAAAGGTGGTATAATAACGTATAGTACCTGCACTATCGTCTCAGAGGAGAACTTTCACGTCGTTGAGGCATTTTTAGAAAGTCACCCCGAGTTTGAGCAGGTTAAACTAGAACATGAATGCAAGGATATTTTGAAGGACGGCTGTATCTTGATCACTCCTGAATTGTACGGAAGTGATGGATTCTTTATCAGCCAATTCCGCAAGATATCTGATTAG
- a CDS encoding Stp1/IreP family PP2C-type Ser/Thr phosphatase produces the protein MEIALLTDVGQKRTNNQDYVNHFVNRAGRTMILLADGMGGHRAGNIASEMAVTDLGVAWVDTQIDTVNEIREWFAHYLELENQKIHQMGKDEAYKGMGTTLEAVAIIGNQAIYAHIGDSRIGLIRGEDYRQLTSDHSLVNALLKAGQLTPEEAEVHPQKNIITQSIGQKDEIQPDFGMVSLEPGDYLLLNSDGLTNMISGSDIYDIVTSDISLADKAATLIRFANNAGGLDNITVALVHMNEEEVE, from the coding sequence ATGGAAATAGCATTATTAACAGATGTTGGTCAGAAACGAACAAATAACCAAGACTATGTCAATCACTTTGTCAACCGAGCAGGACGCACCATGATCCTCTTGGCTGATGGGATGGGAGGACACCGTGCAGGCAATATCGCTAGTGAGATGGCGGTGACAGATCTGGGCGTGGCTTGGGTTGATACCCAAATCGACACCGTCAATGAGATCCGTGAATGGTTTGCCCACTATCTGGAACTTGAAAATCAAAAAATTCATCAGATGGGGAAAGACGAAGCCTATAAGGGGATGGGAACAACGCTTGAAGCAGTAGCCATTATTGGAAATCAAGCTATTTATGCCCATATTGGTGATTCTCGTATCGGTTTGATCCGTGGTGAAGATTATCGCCAGCTCACAAGTGATCATTCTTTGGTTAATGCTCTGCTAAAGGCTGGTCAGCTAACTCCAGAGGAGGCAGAAGTTCATCCGCAGAAAAATATCATTACCCAATCCATTGGGCAAAAAGATGAAATTCAACCAGATTTTGGCATGGTTAGCCTAGAGCCAGGAGACTACCTCTTGCTCAACAGTGACGGCTTGACCAATATGATCTCAGGAAGCGATATCTACGATATTGTAACGAGTGATATTTCCTTGGCAGACAAGGCGGCAACTTTGATTCGTTTTGCCAACAATGCAGGTGGTTTAGACAATATCACGGTTGCCCTTGTTCACATGAATGAGGAGGAAGTAGAATGA
- the pknB gene encoding Stk1 family PASTA domain-containing Ser/Thr kinase, whose product MIQIGKIFAGRYRIVKQIGRGGMADVYLAKDLILDGEEVAVKVLRTNYQTDPIAVARFQREARAMADLDHPHIVRITDIGEEDGQQYLAMEYVAGLDLKRYIKEHSPLSNEEAVRIMGQILLAMRLAHTRGIIHRDLKPQNILLTPDGTAKVTDFGIAVAFAETSLTQTNSMLGSVHYLSPEQARGSKATVQSDIYAMGIIFYEMLTGHIPYDGDSAVTIALQHFQKPLPSVIAENPAVPQALENVVIKATAKKLTDRYQSVSEMYVDLSSCLSHNRRREPKLVFDEASKVDTKTLPKVPQSTLTSIPKAKPQLDRPQSKQQTQQVVDEAPVPKPAKKRKFKARYMILLASALLVAASLIWIFSRTPATIAIPNVSGQTVAEAKEALKKAKFEAGEEKSEASDTVAEGRVIRTDPEAGGGRKEGTKVNLIVSSGKQSFQLSNYVGRRSSDVVAELKEKKVPENLIKIEEEETSESDPGTVIRQTPAAGSTYDLTKATSIVLTVAKKVTSVSMPSYIGSSLEFTKNNLIQIVGVKEANIEVVEVSTAPEGTTAGTVVSQDPKPGEKVDLNKTRVKISIYKPKPLPSSSSSSQHRNPGTDTTPSQSNNQGSNSTTDSSDGSRTSSNERN is encoded by the coding sequence ATGATCCAGATCGGCAAGATTTTTGCCGGACGATATCGAATTGTCAAACAGATTGGTCGAGGAGGCATGGCGGATGTTTACTTGGCCAAGGATTTGATCCTAGACGGGGAAGAAGTGGCGGTTAAGGTCCTGAGGACTAACTATCAGACAGATCCGATTGCTGTGGCACGTTTTCAACGTGAAGCGAGAGCCATGGCGGATCTGGATCATCCCCATATCGTTCGAATAACAGATATCGGTGAGGAAGACGGTCAGCAGTATCTAGCTATGGAGTATGTGGCAGGGCTTGACCTCAAACGTTATATCAAAGAACACTCCCCTCTCTCAAATGAAGAAGCCGTCCGTATTATGGGACAGATTCTCTTGGCGATGCGTCTGGCGCATACGAGAGGGATTATCCACCGAGATTTGAAACCTCAAAATATCCTCTTGACACCAGATGGAACTGCCAAAGTTACAGACTTTGGGATTGCCGTGGCTTTTGCAGAGACCAGTCTGACACAGACCAACTCCATGCTCGGTTCAGTCCACTATCTCTCACCTGAGCAGGCCCGTGGTTCCAAGGCAACTGTGCAGAGTGACATCTATGCTATGGGGATTATTTTCTATGAAATGTTGACTGGACATATCCCTTATGATGGGGATAGTGCCGTGACTATTGCCCTCCAGCATTTCCAAAAACCACTCCCATCTGTTATTGCTGAGAATCCAGCAGTACCGCAAGCTTTGGAAAATGTCGTTATCAAGGCAACAGCTAAGAAATTGACGGATCGCTATCAGTCTGTTTCGGAAATGTATGTAGACTTGTCGAGTTGTTTGTCTCACAATCGTAGGAGAGAACCAAAGCTAGTCTTCGATGAGGCAAGCAAGGTTGATACCAAGACCTTGCCTAAGGTTCCACAAAGCACTCTGACTTCTATTCCGAAGGCTAAGCCACAATTAGATCGACCTCAATCAAAACAGCAGACTCAGCAGGTGGTAGATGAAGCACCTGTACCAAAACCAGCGAAAAAACGGAAGTTTAAAGCTCGCTACATGATTTTACTAGCCAGTGCCTTGCTAGTTGCAGCCTCTTTGATTTGGATCTTCTCCCGAACTCCAGCGACTATTGCTATTCCAAATGTATCGGGACAGACAGTAGCAGAGGCAAAAGAAGCCCTTAAAAAGGCCAAGTTTGAAGCTGGTGAAGAGAAATCGGAAGCTAGTGATACAGTAGCGGAAGGACGCGTTATTCGAACCGATCCAGAAGCTGGCGGCGGTCGAAAAGAAGGGACCAAGGTCAACTTGATTGTATCATCAGGCAAGCAATCCTTTCAACTAAGTAACTATGTAGGACGCAGGTCTTCAGATGTTGTCGCAGAGCTCAAAGAGAAAAAGGTTCCGGAAAATCTTATCAAAATTGAGGAAGAAGAAACAAGTGAGAGCGATCCGGGCACAGTTATTAGACAAACCCCAGCTGCAGGAAGTACGTATGATTTGACCAAGGCAACCAGTATTGTTTTGACAGTCGCTAAGAAAGTAACCAGCGTTTCCATGCCAAGTTACATTGGCTCCAGTCTCGAATTTACGAAAAATAATTTGATTCAAATTGTTGGTGTAAAAGAGGCCAATATCGAAGTTGTGGAAGTATCGACTGCTCCTGAAGGAACTACTGCAGGAACCGTTGTTAGTCAGGACCCTAAACCTGGAGAAAAGGTAGATCTCAATAAAACACGTGTTAAGATTTCGATTTATAAACCAAAACCACTTCCTTCTTCCTCAAGTTCGTCTCAACACAGAAATCCAGGAACAGACACGACGCCTTCTCAGAGTAACAATCAAGGTAGCAACTCTACAACGGATTCTTCAGATGGCAGTAGAACGTCAAGCAATGAACGAAATTAA
- a CDS encoding threonine/serine exporter family protein, translated as MDESRELNAVIDVIMLAGTILLKSGSEIHRVEDTMIRIAHSQGIMDCNVLAMPAAIFFSIENTNISRMKRVTSSSYNIEKVCDVNQVSRELVGGQIDLSTAFKKLKEIGNQALPYTKFQVTVAATLSAPFFSIMFGGNVYDAFGAAIATLFGFAFSLYVEKFVRIPFVTAFAGAFVFGLIAQFWARYTGFPSTADLIIAGAVMPFVPGIALTNAVRDIMTNHINSGMSKMFESLLITLALGAGTSVALVLMT; from the coding sequence ATGGACGAATCAAGAGAGTTGAATGCCGTCATTGATGTAATTATGTTAGCTGGAACCATTCTCTTGAAAAGTGGTTCGGAGATTCATCGGGTTGAGGATACCATGATTCGTATTGCCCATTCACAAGGGATTATGGACTGTAATGTGCTTGCCATGCCCGCTGCTATTTTCTTTTCTATTGAAAATACCAATATTTCTCGGATGAAACGGGTGACCTCATCCTCTTATAACATTGAAAAAGTTTGCGATGTCAACCAAGTATCACGGGAGCTTGTGGGCGGGCAGATTGATCTCTCGACAGCCTTTAAAAAGCTCAAAGAAATTGGTAATCAAGCCCTTCCTTATACAAAGTTCCAAGTGACTGTAGCAGCGACCCTCAGTGCCCCTTTCTTCTCGATTATGTTTGGGGGCAATGTTTATGACGCTTTTGGTGCAGCTATTGCAACTTTATTTGGATTTGCCTTCTCTCTCTACGTCGAGAAGTTTGTCCGCATTCCTTTTGTAACGGCCTTTGCGGGTGCCTTTGTTTTCGGATTGATCGCCCAGTTCTGGGCCCGCTATACAGGCTTTCCTTCGACGGCAGACCTGATTATAGCAGGAGCGGTCATGCCCTTTGTTCCAGGGATTGCTCTGACAAATGCGGTACGGGATATCATGACCAATCATATCAACTCTGGTATGAGCAAGATGTTTGAATCTTTGCTCATTACCCTCGCTTTAGGGGCCGGCACTTCTGTCGCCCTGGTTTTGATGACATAA